A single Desulfonatronum sp. SC1 DNA region contains:
- a CDS encoding nitroreductase family protein: MLDNETLRTIAARRSIRLFTDREVGDETVHAVLTAANQAPSAHNEQSWRFIVLRGDKKMELARLTTERAADFPKPSSSLLRMAARSITSAPIVVAVVNTGNLIARGEKLFKLDISEARDFFRTMEIQSSAAAVQNLLLAATSLGLGSVWLGILFLIKEDVRRFLGEPEGEFMAVIPLGYTDRTIKGPNKVPAQEVTRHLV, translated from the coding sequence ATGCTGGACAACGAAACCCTGCGTACCATCGCGGCCCGCCGCAGCATCCGGCTCTTCACGGACCGGGAGGTCGGCGACGAAACCGTCCACGCGGTCTTGACCGCTGCCAACCAGGCACCTTCGGCGCATAACGAGCAATCCTGGCGTTTCATCGTGCTTCGCGGGGACAAGAAGATGGAGCTGGCCCGGCTGACCACGGAACGAGCCGCCGACTTTCCCAAGCCTTCGTCCTCCCTGCTGCGCATGGCGGCCCGGAGCATCACCAGCGCGCCCATCGTGGTGGCCGTGGTGAACACCGGCAACCTGATCGCCCGGGGCGAGAAGCTGTTCAAGCTGGACATTTCGGAAGCGCGCGACTTCTTCCGGACCATGGAAATCCAAAGCTCCGCCGCGGCGGTGCAGAACCTGCTCCTGGCGGCCACTTCGCTGGGCCTGGGCTCGGTCTGGCTGGGAATCCTCTTCCTGATCAAGGAGGACGTGCGCCGGTTCCTGGGCGAGCCCGAGGGCGAATTCATGGCCGTCATCCCCCTGGGCTACACGGATCGCACGATCAAGGGGCCGAACAAAGTCCCAGCGCAAGAGGTCACGCGGCATCTCGT
- a CDS encoding 2-amino-3,7-dideoxy-D-threo-hept-6-ulosonate synthase, which translates to MHLGKQIRLERILNRDTRRAIIVPLDHGVTVGPLSGLTDMRQTLSQIATGGANAVVMHKGLVRCGHRGSGPDIGLIIHLSASTSLSPFPNAKTLVASVEEALRLGADGVSVHVNLGDENEREMLEDMGRVSAAAASWGMPMLAMMYARGPKVPNEYDPEVVAHCARVGVELGADLVKVPYTGDMDSFQRVVDACCVPVVIAGGPKMNSVRDVLQVVSDSIKAGGAGLSIGRNIFQAEKPKSLLRAMHGIVHDDLSVDQAMEVLARDG; encoded by the coding sequence ATGCATCTTGGAAAACAGATCAGACTGGAACGGATTCTGAATCGCGATACCCGGCGGGCCATCATCGTGCCTCTGGATCACGGCGTGACCGTGGGGCCGCTTTCCGGCCTGACCGACATGCGCCAAACACTGAGCCAAATCGCCACCGGCGGGGCCAATGCCGTGGTCATGCACAAGGGGTTGGTTCGGTGCGGGCACCGGGGCAGCGGGCCGGACATCGGTCTGATCATTCACCTCTCGGCCAGCACCTCCCTCTCCCCTTTCCCCAACGCCAAGACCCTGGTGGCCTCGGTGGAGGAAGCCCTGCGCCTGGGCGCGGACGGGGTTTCAGTACATGTCAATCTGGGCGACGAGAACGAGCGGGAAATGCTGGAGGACATGGGCCGGGTCAGCGCCGCCGCGGCTTCCTGGGGCATGCCCATGTTGGCCATGATGTACGCCAGGGGGCCAAAGGTGCCCAACGAGTATGACCCGGAAGTGGTGGCCCATTGCGCCAGGGTGGGCGTGGAGTTGGGCGCGGATCTGGTCAAGGTGCCGTATACAGGGGATATGGACAGCTTCCAGCGGGTGGTCGACGCCTGCTGCGTACCCGTGGTCATTGCCGGAGGGCCGAAGATGAACAGTGTTCGTGACGTGCTCCAGGTCGTTTCCGACTCCATCAAGGCTGGAGGGGCCGGACTGTCCATAGGCCGAAATATCTTTCAGGCAGAAAAACCGAAATCCCTGCTCAGAGCCATGCACGGCATCGTCCACGATGACCTGAGCGTGGACCAGGCCATGGAGGTGCTGGCCCGTGACGGTTGA
- the mltG gene encoding endolytic transglycosylase MltG — MTVDRPNPDFESGQPGPDLQVATPVGKPRGRLRKAFLFLLVVLLLVGGAAAWDAYRFLHVPPEQPGETRLVDIVPGMSMVRISGLLERENIVSSGQRFRIYAQLMGLGASVQAGEFALNTGWTPRQVLDVLTTGRVHLHRLRIPEGLTWWQTGRIVEESGLASFENFAQAVSDPELLRRFDIPADHAEGFLFPETYFLPRPRNQDARPIVEMMLEMFRRATDQHLWPKGRPDPETVRDLVILASLVEKETGLAEERERVAGVFANRLRIGMRLQCDPTTIYGLGPDFSGPLLRRHLDDPGNPYNTYMHAGLPPGPIASPGLASLRAALQPEEHNLIYFVSNNDGSHTFSRTLEEHNRAVRQFRRGQGR, encoded by the coding sequence GTGACGGTTGATCGCCCGAATCCGGATTTTGAATCCGGACAGCCCGGTCCGGACCTCCAGGTTGCAACGCCTGTCGGCAAACCCAGGGGCCGGTTGCGCAAGGCTTTTCTTTTTTTATTGGTCGTCCTGCTGCTTGTCGGCGGCGCGGCGGCCTGGGACGCTTACCGATTCCTGCATGTTCCGCCGGAGCAGCCGGGGGAAACCCGCCTGGTGGACATCGTCCCAGGCATGTCCATGGTTCGAATCAGCGGGCTCCTGGAGCGGGAAAACATCGTTTCCAGCGGGCAGCGGTTTCGCATCTACGCGCAACTCATGGGACTGGGCGCGTCGGTCCAGGCAGGCGAATTCGCGCTGAACACCGGCTGGACGCCTCGCCAGGTCCTGGACGTCCTGACCACCGGCCGGGTCCACCTGCACCGGTTGCGGATCCCCGAGGGCCTGACCTGGTGGCAGACCGGACGGATCGTGGAGGAATCCGGGTTGGCCAGCTTCGAAAACTTCGCCCAGGCCGTATCGGACCCGGAACTGCTGCGCCGATTCGACATCCCCGCTGACCACGCCGAAGGCTTCCTGTTCCCTGAAACCTATTTTCTTCCTCGGCCTCGAAACCAGGACGCCCGGCCCATCGTGGAAATGATGCTGGAGATGTTCCGAAGGGCCACGGATCAGCACCTCTGGCCAAAAGGCCGTCCCGACCCGGAAACGGTGCGGGACCTGGTAATTCTGGCCTCCTTGGTGGAAAAGGAAACCGGATTGGCCGAGGAACGCGAACGGGTGGCCGGGGTCTTTGCCAACCGGCTGCGCATCGGCATGCGCCTGCAGTGCGACCCCACGACCATCTACGGCCTGGGGCCGGACTTTTCCGGGCCGCTGCTCAGACGGCACCTGGACGACCCGGGCAACCCCTACAACACCTACATGCACGCGGGGCTGCCGCCGGGGCCCATCGCTTCTCCCGGCCTGGCCTCGCTGCGGGCCGCGCTCCAGCCCGAAGAACACAACCTGATCTACTTCGTTTCCAACAACGACGGCTCGCACACCTTCAGCCGCACCCTGGAGGAGCACAACCGGGCCGTGCGGCAGTTCCGCCGCGGCCAGGGCAGATAG
- a CDS encoding DUF1786 domain-containing protein translates to MGEVKDRDQRSKVRGQNPEEGNREESAAREFEEGPRSVLCLDIGSGTQDVLLHIPGEQPENCPKFVLPSPARVIAERLAALTAARRAVWLYGDNMGGGFFRTAKAHLEQGLPLASHPEAAFSLGDNPDRVRALGVNLAETCPPGHVPLHLADFDPGFWRTFLAAAGLDYPDLILAAAQDHGYHPDSSNRVGRFQLWRDFLLQAQGRPEALVFADPPAQLTRLRTLKARIGAGLVADTGAAAVLGALFEPEVRQLQRTQGVCVVNVGNSHVLGFLLFQDQILGVYEQHSNRSREDVLADLDLFRHGLLTHQQVMDQYGHGCLTLYLPPEAGAFAPTYVLGPRRALLRDTGAVFLAPGGDMMLAGCFGLLQGWEFTRPRSLIRAADQDRIITLP, encoded by the coding sequence ATGGGTGAGGTGAAAGACAGAGATCAGAGGTCAAAGGTCAGAGGTCAGAACCCGGAAGAGGGGAACCGAGAGGAAAGCGCGGCCCGGGAGTTTGAAGAGGGGCCGCGTTCCGTTCTGTGCCTGGACATCGGCAGCGGGACCCAGGACGTGCTGTTGCACATCCCCGGCGAGCAGCCGGAAAACTGCCCCAAGTTCGTGCTGCCTTCCCCGGCCCGGGTGATTGCCGAGCGGCTCGCGGCCCTGACCGCGGCCCGGCGGGCCGTCTGGCTCTACGGGGACAACATGGGCGGCGGCTTTTTCCGGACCGCCAAGGCCCATCTGGAGCAGGGCCTGCCCCTGGCCTCCCATCCGGAGGCGGCTTTTTCCCTGGGGGACAATCCGGATCGGGTCCGGGCCCTGGGCGTGAACCTGGCCGAAACCTGCCCGCCCGGCCACGTCCCGCTGCATCTGGCGGACTTTGATCCGGGATTCTGGCGGACCTTCCTTGCCGCCGCCGGACTGGACTACCCGGACCTGATCCTGGCCGCGGCCCAGGATCACGGCTACCACCCGGATTCCAGCAATCGCGTCGGAAGGTTCCAGCTTTGGCGCGACTTCCTGCTCCAGGCCCAGGGACGGCCCGAGGCCCTGGTCTTTGCCGACCCGCCCGCGCAGCTGACCCGCCTGCGCACCCTGAAAGCCCGCATTGGCGCCGGGCTGGTGGCCGACACCGGCGCGGCCGCGGTGCTCGGCGCGCTCTTCGAGCCCGAGGTCCGGCAGCTCCAGCGCACCCAAGGCGTGTGCGTGGTCAACGTGGGCAACAGCCACGTCCTGGGCTTCCTGCTCTTCCAGGACCAAATTCTCGGCGTCTACGAGCAGCACTCCAACCGGAGCCGGGAAGACGTCCTGGCCGACCTGGACCTGTTCCGCCACGGCCTGCTGACCCACCAACAGGTCATGGACCAGTACGGTCACGGCTGCCTGACCCTGTACCTGCCGCCGGAAGCCGGAGCCTTCGCCCCCACCTACGTCCTCGGCCCCCGCCGCGCCCTGCTCCGGGACACCGGAGCCGTGTTCCTCGCCCCGGGCGGGGACATGATGCTGGCCGGGTGTTTCGGGTTGCTGCAAGGCTGGGAGTTCACGCGCCCAAGGTCGCTGATCAGGGCCGCTGATCAGGACAGGATCATCACCTTGCCCTGA
- a CDS encoding DUF4150 domain-containing protein, whose product MFAVTTNAGRIGGELDVCGTPSAGGTTPVVYANTTSPAQGRPKAQKLLVAGMPALHQNSSCGPSAGNEQGVAGGVVSGEVKGAASFSTGSGKVMIEGSPAVRLNDAAVLNGGNGAGRVLEPSQGKVMILS is encoded by the coding sequence ATGTTTGCCGTAACCACCAACGCCGGTCGGATCGGCGGGGAATTGGACGTCTGCGGGACGCCTTCGGCTGGAGGAACCACGCCGGTCGTCTATGCCAACACCACGTCGCCGGCCCAGGGCAGGCCCAAGGCCCAAAAGCTGTTGGTCGCCGGGATGCCGGCCCTGCATCAAAACTCGTCCTGCGGGCCCAGCGCGGGGAACGAACAAGGGGTCGCCGGGGGAGTGGTGTCCGGGGAGGTCAAGGGGGCGGCGTCGTTCAGCACGGGCAGCGGCAAGGTGATGATCGAGGGCAGTCCGGCCGTGCGCCTGAACGACGCCGCGGTGCTCAACGGTGGCAATGGAGCAGGGCGGGTGTTGGAACCCAGTCAGGGCAAGGTGATGATCCTGTCCTGA